The Argentina anserina chromosome 3, drPotAnse1.1, whole genome shotgun sequence genome includes a region encoding these proteins:
- the LOC126789076 gene encoding gamma-glutamyl hydrolase 2-like: protein MPSPFLYNPTSAPPPNPAESSSSSSSEPPNDAVPASSSRCSEMWHYLWIPFLISLSKELTAAKAQSAPPILLPSQLDTSDSSPQRCSAPDPKLNYRPVIGILSHPGDGASGRLSNVTGTSYIAASYVKFVESAGARVIPLIYTEPSDVLFQKLNLVNGVLFTGGWAKKGRYYEVAEKIFKFILEKNDAGDHFPLYAICLGFELLTMIISKNTKILESFSAADMASTLQFTENTNIEGTVFQRFPPDLLRKLSTDCIVMQNHHYGISPERLLENKDLSSFFKILTTSTDEDDKVYVSTVHAYHYPVTAFQWHPEKNAFEWGVPTIPHSEDAVQVTQHIANFLVSEARKSLNRPPIQDVLDNLIYNYSPTFCGKAGKGYDEVYLFQPPSLAHL from the exons ATGCCCTCTCCCTTTCTCTATAATCCCACCTCTGCCCCTCCTCCCAACCCCGCCgagtcctcctcctcctcttcctccgaACCCCCAAACGACGCCGTTCCCGCCTCCTCTTCTCGCTGCTCGGAGATGTGGCACTACCTCTGGATCCCCTTCCTGATTTCTCTCTCCAAGGAGCTCACCGCCGCCAAGGCCCAGTCCGCTCCGCCGATCCTGCTCCCGAGTCAACTCGACACCTCCGACTCGTCCCCGCAGAGGTGCTCGGCGCCGGACCCCAAGCTCAACTACCGCCCGGTCATCGGAATCCTCAGCCACCCCGGCGACGGCGCCTCCGGTCGGCTCAGTAATGTTACCGGTACTTCGTACATCGCCGCCTCCTACGTCAAGTTCGTTGAGTCCGCCGGCGCTCGTGTTATTCCGCTCATCTATACCGAGCCGTCTGATGTTCTCTTTCAG AAGCTTAATCTGGTCAATGGCGTACTTTTCACTGGAGGTTGGGCTAAAAAGGGTCGGTACTATGAAGTTGCCGAGAAGATTTTTAAG TTTATTTTAGAAAAGAATGATGCTGGTGACCATTTTCCATTATATGCCATCTGCTTGGGATTTGAACTTCTAACAATGATTATCAGCAAG AACACGAAAATTCTGGAGTCATTCAGTGCTGCAGATATGGCATCAACTTTACAATTTACTGAGAATACAAATATTGAGGGAACTGTGTTTCAAAG ATTTCCACCTGATTTGCTTAGGAAGTTGAGTACAGATTGTATTGTCATGCAAAACCACCAT TATGGTATCTCACCAGAGAGGTTGCTAGAGAACAAAGATTTGTCAAGTTTCTTTAAGATCTTGACAACCAGTACTGACGAAGATGATAAG GTCTATGTCTCCACAGTACATGCATACCATTATCCAGTGACTGCCTTCCAATGGCATCCGGAG AAAAATGCTTTTGAATGGGGGGTACCAACGATTCCGCACTCAGAAGATGCAGTTCAAGTGACCCAGCACATCGCAAACTTTTTGGTCAG CGAGGCAAGGAAGTCATTAAATAGGCCACCCATTCAGGATGTTCTTGACAATCTCATCTACAATTACAGTCCAACATTTTGTGGGAAGGCAGG GAAGGGATACGATGAAGTGTACCTCTTTCAACCACCTTCACTCGCACATTTGTAA